The proteins below come from a single Zea mays cultivar B73 chromosome 8, Zm-B73-REFERENCE-NAM-5.0, whole genome shotgun sequence genomic window:
- the LOC103634786 gene encoding uncharacterized protein isoform X2, translating into MRMRNASGSSWCSRVAVLQQVLGAQASPHGFGVGAGALHLQRLGAATAPAGVESADDAVMPPAPPPLLFRALASLNLLLLVGYLLLVLLAKLFARLHHRRAAAEDRASSGWYDGRRCDHRRRRAEATATDDEEYAAADTVEGQQPDALFWFDEAVFEDSAALLMLGDEGKDHHLYAAASTRCLQQVESTSTFPAEESARISPRTESPSPSSIDAERMQRAQEEEEAKGIVAVQHAPTTTVVLEPEQRSAPAAPVVVAVPPEHVSIELGNKQQESDGGEDGRRDADADRAEHEEEAAPPPQGGRFPQGCHDVRLFVNSRALADTRKLLLEGVVAGGGAHGRLQDESGKDRNGGDSSRFGASSTLTSESTSKSSVEWQSSTLTKDSETEYPFSSSSRRSSARWESYTLFRKYDEDMVYFHRVGAQKLTETESFRSIKYQPRSMSERIVHRLTTPKPPTPSAAIGLRDPYPELERAYVAQVCLTWEALNWSYTSFRRRNGGDGNLAARCCPARVAQEFQQFQVLLHRFVESEPYECGRRPEVYARMKNSTPKLLLVPEFRDEDDEKDDLISAVQFLLILEESIRTFMAFLRADKRSRYEMFREMVKKRRASAAVDQTLVVTLKKANKKKKRRLKDLTRPRRCLRRTRLREEEELSVLLGLIDLKVVARVLRAPEVTDRQLHWCEEKMNRVRVDPEGKMQRDPAPLFYPAH; encoded by the exons ATGCGCATGCGCAATGCGAGCGGCAGCAGCTGGTGTTCCCGCGTGGCGGTGCTGCAGCAAGTGCTTGGCGCGCAGGCTTCTCCTCATGGCTTCGGCGTCGGCGCCGGCGCCCTGCACCTGCAGCGGCTCGGTGCCGCTACCGCCCCGGCCGGCGTGGAGTCTGCAGATGACGCAGTGATgccgccggcgccgccgccgctcctctTCCGCGCCCTCGCGTCGCTCAACCTCCTCCTGCTCGTCGGCTACCTCCTGCTCGTCCTCCTCGCCAAGCTCTTCGCCCGCCTGCACCACCGCAGGGCCGCCGCCGAGGACCGGGCAAG TAGTGGTTGGTATGATGGCCGCCGCTGcgaccaccgccgccgccgcgcggaaGCCACGGCCACCGATGACGAAGAGTACGCCGCCGCGGATACCGTCGAAGGGCAGCAACCGGACGCGCTGTTCTGGTTCGACGAGGCCGTGTTCGAGGACAGCGCTGCCCTGCTGATGCTTGGCGACGAAGGAAAGGATCACCACCTGTACGCTGCCGCTTCTACACGTTGCTTGCAGCAGGTGGAGAGCACGAGCACCTTTCCCGCGGAGGAATCTGCCCGCATCTCGCCGCGCACCGAGAGCCCCAGCCCCAGCAGCATCGATGCGGAGCGTATGCAGCGAGCGCAGGAAGAGGAAGAGGCCAAGGGCATCGTCGCCGTCCAGCATGCCCCGACGACGACGGTCGTCCTGGAACCGGAACAGCGGAGTGCCCCTGCTGCTCCGGTCGTCGTCGCCGTACCACCGGAGCATGTCTCCATCGAATTAG GGAACAAGCAGCaggaaagcgacggaggagaagacggCCGTCGCGACGCCGACGCCGACCGTGCCGAGCACGAAGAGGAGGCTGCGCCCCCGCCGCAGGGGGGGAGGTTTCCTCAAGGCTGCCATGACGTCAGGCTGTTCGTCAACAGCCGCGCGCTCGCCGACACCAGGAAGCTCCTGCTGGAAGGCGTGGTGGCCGGAGGAGGAGCGCACGGGCGGCTGCAGGACGAGAGCGGCAAGGACAGGAACGGCGGGGACAGCAGCCGCTTCGGCGCGTCGTCGACGCTGACGAGCGAGTCCACGTCCAAGAGCTCGGTGGAGTGGCAGAGCTCGACGCTGACCAAGGACTCGGAGACGGAGTACCCCTTCTCGTCCTCGTCGCGCCGGAGCTCGGCGCGCTGGGAGTCGTACACGCTGTTCCGCAAGTACGACGAGGACATGGTCTACTTCCACCGCGTCGGCGCCCAGAAGCTCACCGAAACAG AGTCGTTCCGGTCCATCAAGTACCAGCCGCGGTCGATGTCGGAGCGGATCGTGCACAGGCTGACGACGCCCAAGCCGCCGACGCCGAGCGCCGCTATCGGGCTGCGGGACCCGTACCCGGAGCTGGAGCGCGCGTACGTGGCGCAGGTGTGCCTGACGTGGGAGGCCCTGAACTGGAGCTACACCAGCTTCCGGCGGCGCAACGGCGGCGACGGCAACCTGGCGGCGCGGTGCTGCCCGGCGCGCGTGGCGCAGGAGTTCCAGCAGTTCCAGGTGCTGCTGCACCGCTTCGTCGAGAGCGAGCCGTACGAGTGCGGCCGGCGGCCGGAGGTGTACGCGCGGATGAAGAACTCCACGCCCAAGCTGCTCCTCGTGCCGGAGTTCAGAG ACGAGGATGACGAGAAGGACGATCTGATATCGGCGGTCCAGTTCCTGCTCATACTGGAGGAGTCCATCAGGACGTTCATGGCGTTCCTCCGCGCCGACAAGAGGAGCCGGTACGAGATGTTCAGGGagatggtgaagaagaggagggcgAGCGCCGCCGTGGACCAGACGCTGGTCGTCACGCTCAAGAAGGCCAACAAGAAA AAGAAGAGGCGGCTCAAGGACCTGACGCGGCCGCGGCGGTGCCTGAGGAGGACGAGgctgagggaggaggaggagctgtcCGTCCTGCTGGGCCTCATCGACCTCAAGGTGGTGGCGCGGGTGCTGCGCGCGCCGGAGGTCACCGACCGGCAGCTGCACTGGTGCGAGGAGAAGATGAACAGGGTCCGGGTCGATCCGGAGGGCAAGATGCAGAGGGACCCTGCCCCTCTCTTCTACCCTGCACACTGA
- the LOC103634786 gene encoding uncharacterized protein isoform X1 — MRMRNASGSSWCSRVAVLQQVLGAQASPHGFGVGAGALHLQRLGAATAPAGVESADDAVMPPAPPPLLFRALASLNLLLLVGYLLLVLLAKLFARLHHRRAAAEDRASSGWYDGRRCDHRRRRAEATATDDEEYAAADTVEGQQPDALFWFDEAVFEDSAALLMLGDEGKDHHLYAAASTRCLQQVESTSTFPAEESARISPRTESPSPSSIDAERMQRAQEEEEAKGIVAVQHAPTTTVVLEPEQRSAPAAPVVVAVPPEHVSIELGNKQQESDGGEDGRRDADADRAEHEEEAAPPPQGGRFPQGCHDVRLFVNSRALADTRKLLLEGVVAGGGAHGRLQDESGKDRNGGDSSRFGASSTLTSESTSKSSVEWQSSTLTKDSETEYPFSSSSRRSSARWESYTLFRKYDEDMVYFHRVGAQKLTETESFRSIKYQPRSMSERIVHRLTTPKPPTPSAAIGLRDPYPELERAYVAQVCLTWEALNWSYTSFRRRNGGDGNLAARCCPARVAQEFQQFQVLLHRFVESEPYECGRRPEVYARMKNSTPKLLLVPEFRDEDDEKDDLISAVQFLLILEESIRTFMAFLRADKRSRYEMFREMVKKRRASAAVDQTLVVTLKKANKKKLCVPCMMDGMWWPAGDCSEEEAAQGPDAAAAVPEEDEAEGGGGAVRPAGPHRPQGGGAGAARAGGHRPAAALVRGEDEQGPGRSGGQDAEGPCPSLLPCTLTGTCWLLLLLLLVLDNSLV; from the exons ATGCGCATGCGCAATGCGAGCGGCAGCAGCTGGTGTTCCCGCGTGGCGGTGCTGCAGCAAGTGCTTGGCGCGCAGGCTTCTCCTCATGGCTTCGGCGTCGGCGCCGGCGCCCTGCACCTGCAGCGGCTCGGTGCCGCTACCGCCCCGGCCGGCGTGGAGTCTGCAGATGACGCAGTGATgccgccggcgccgccgccgctcctctTCCGCGCCCTCGCGTCGCTCAACCTCCTCCTGCTCGTCGGCTACCTCCTGCTCGTCCTCCTCGCCAAGCTCTTCGCCCGCCTGCACCACCGCAGGGCCGCCGCCGAGGACCGGGCAAG TAGTGGTTGGTATGATGGCCGCCGCTGcgaccaccgccgccgccgcgcggaaGCCACGGCCACCGATGACGAAGAGTACGCCGCCGCGGATACCGTCGAAGGGCAGCAACCGGACGCGCTGTTCTGGTTCGACGAGGCCGTGTTCGAGGACAGCGCTGCCCTGCTGATGCTTGGCGACGAAGGAAAGGATCACCACCTGTACGCTGCCGCTTCTACACGTTGCTTGCAGCAGGTGGAGAGCACGAGCACCTTTCCCGCGGAGGAATCTGCCCGCATCTCGCCGCGCACCGAGAGCCCCAGCCCCAGCAGCATCGATGCGGAGCGTATGCAGCGAGCGCAGGAAGAGGAAGAGGCCAAGGGCATCGTCGCCGTCCAGCATGCCCCGACGACGACGGTCGTCCTGGAACCGGAACAGCGGAGTGCCCCTGCTGCTCCGGTCGTCGTCGCCGTACCACCGGAGCATGTCTCCATCGAATTAG GGAACAAGCAGCaggaaagcgacggaggagaagacggCCGTCGCGACGCCGACGCCGACCGTGCCGAGCACGAAGAGGAGGCTGCGCCCCCGCCGCAGGGGGGGAGGTTTCCTCAAGGCTGCCATGACGTCAGGCTGTTCGTCAACAGCCGCGCGCTCGCCGACACCAGGAAGCTCCTGCTGGAAGGCGTGGTGGCCGGAGGAGGAGCGCACGGGCGGCTGCAGGACGAGAGCGGCAAGGACAGGAACGGCGGGGACAGCAGCCGCTTCGGCGCGTCGTCGACGCTGACGAGCGAGTCCACGTCCAAGAGCTCGGTGGAGTGGCAGAGCTCGACGCTGACCAAGGACTCGGAGACGGAGTACCCCTTCTCGTCCTCGTCGCGCCGGAGCTCGGCGCGCTGGGAGTCGTACACGCTGTTCCGCAAGTACGACGAGGACATGGTCTACTTCCACCGCGTCGGCGCCCAGAAGCTCACCGAAACAG AGTCGTTCCGGTCCATCAAGTACCAGCCGCGGTCGATGTCGGAGCGGATCGTGCACAGGCTGACGACGCCCAAGCCGCCGACGCCGAGCGCCGCTATCGGGCTGCGGGACCCGTACCCGGAGCTGGAGCGCGCGTACGTGGCGCAGGTGTGCCTGACGTGGGAGGCCCTGAACTGGAGCTACACCAGCTTCCGGCGGCGCAACGGCGGCGACGGCAACCTGGCGGCGCGGTGCTGCCCGGCGCGCGTGGCGCAGGAGTTCCAGCAGTTCCAGGTGCTGCTGCACCGCTTCGTCGAGAGCGAGCCGTACGAGTGCGGCCGGCGGCCGGAGGTGTACGCGCGGATGAAGAACTCCACGCCCAAGCTGCTCCTCGTGCCGGAGTTCAGAG ACGAGGATGACGAGAAGGACGATCTGATATCGGCGGTCCAGTTCCTGCTCATACTGGAGGAGTCCATCAGGACGTTCATGGCGTTCCTCCGCGCCGACAAGAGGAGCCGGTACGAGATGTTCAGGGagatggtgaagaagaggagggcgAGCGCCGCCGTGGACCAGACGCTGGTCGTCACGCTCAAGAAGGCCAACAAGAAA AAACTATGCGTTCCGTGTATGATGGATGGGATGTGGTGGCCGGCCGGCGACTGTTCAGAAGAAGAGGCGGCTCAAGGACCTGACGCGGCCGCGGCGGTGCCTGAGGAGGACGAGgctgagggaggaggaggagctgtcCGTCCTGCTGGGCCTCATCGACCTCAAGGTGGTGGCGCGGGTGCTGCGCGCGCCGGAGGTCACCGACCGGCAGCTGCACTGGTGCGAGGAGAAGATGAACAGGGTCCGGGTCGATCCGGAGGGCAAGATGCAGAGGGACCCTGCCCCTCTCTTCTACCCTGCACACTGACAGGGACCTGCTGGctcctgttgctgctgctgctggtgctggaCAACAGTCTTGTGTGA